A window of the Candidatus Woesearchaeota archaeon genome harbors these coding sequences:
- a CDS encoding DUF5989 family protein, whose protein sequence is MAIVRRASFPSQMWKFISKKKKWWLLPIVVLLLLAAILIIFAQSSALSPFIYAMF, encoded by the coding sequence ATGGCAATTGTAAGAAGGGCAAGTTTTCCATCCCAAATGTGGAAGTTCATAAGCAAAAAGAAGAAATGGTGGCTTCTCCCGATTGTCGTGCTGCTGCTTCTCGCTGCAATTCTTATCATATTTGCGCAGTCATCGGCACTTTCGCCTTTCATCTACGCAATGTTCTAA
- a CDS encoding carbamoyltransferase gives MHILGISCFYHDAAACIIKDGITVAAAQEERFTRKKHDISFPVNAINYCLKEAGISIHDVSYVGFYEKPILKFERVISQHLETFPKSYVTFLRTIPQWLTEKVRIETIIRRKTGYKGKILYIEHHIAHAASAFLVSPFKEAAILTEDGVGEWTTTSLGYGVGNDITLTKEIRFPHSIGLLYSAATAHLGFKVNNDEYKVMGLAAYGKPRYYRQFKELVDIKADGSYFMDLSYFDYLHSMHMPGKKYIQAFGAVRKKGEKVTQRHMDIAASVQKITEEMVIGMLNHLHKITKMENVCIAGGVALNSLANGKILSRTPFKRLFIQPAAGDDGTSMGCAFYIYNSLLKKKRRFVLDNCYYGPGFSDKEIKKFLDRNKITYHTFTSRKELLERTAKMISESSVIGWLQGRMEWGPRALGARSILADPRNKKMKEILNAKVKHREEFRPFAPVIVEEAAKDYFECDEPVPIPADFMLMVYPIRKEKQKIIPAVTHLDGTGRLQTIRRHSNPLYYDLIKEFEKITGVPIIINTSFNIRGEPIVCTPEDGYKCMMGTGIDCLVMGKFLIMRDENPADMWDSEKSINE, from the coding sequence ATGCATATTTTGGGAATATCATGCTTTTACCACGACGCAGCTGCCTGCATAATAAAGGATGGGATAACTGTTGCAGCAGCCCAGGAAGAGAGATTTACAAGGAAGAAGCACGACATCAGCTTTCCGGTAAATGCCATAAATTACTGCCTTAAGGAAGCGGGGATAAGCATTCATGATGTCAGTTATGTTGGATTCTATGAAAAGCCGATTCTCAAGTTTGAGAGGGTGATAAGCCAGCACCTTGAGACATTTCCCAAATCATATGTTACATTCCTGAGGACCATTCCCCAGTGGCTCACTGAAAAAGTAAGGATTGAGACAATAATAAGGAGAAAGACAGGCTATAAGGGGAAAATTCTTTACATAGAGCATCACATTGCGCACGCAGCCTCAGCATTCCTTGTCTCCCCTTTCAAGGAAGCAGCAATCCTCACAGAGGACGGGGTTGGAGAATGGACTACAACATCTCTTGGATACGGAGTTGGAAATGACATAACATTAACCAAGGAAATAAGGTTTCCCCATTCAATAGGGCTTCTTTACAGCGCTGCAACAGCTCACCTTGGATTCAAGGTAAACAATGATGAGTACAAGGTAATGGGGCTTGCTGCATACGGAAAGCCGCGCTACTACAGGCAGTTTAAGGAGCTTGTGGACATAAAGGCTGACGGTAGCTACTTCATGGACCTCTCATACTTTGACTACCTCCACAGCATGCATATGCCCGGAAAGAAATACATTCAGGCATTCGGGGCTGTGAGGAAGAAGGGCGAAAAAGTCACTCAGAGGCACATGGATATTGCAGCATCTGTCCAGAAGATTACAGAAGAGATGGTAATAGGAATGCTCAACCATCTTCACAAGATTACAAAAATGGAAAATGTCTGCATTGCCGGGGGAGTTGCCCTTAACAGCCTTGCAAACGGGAAGATTCTGAGCAGGACTCCATTCAAGAGGCTGTTCATACAGCCTGCTGCAGGGGATGACGGAACATCAATGGGCTGCGCATTCTACATTTACAATTCCCTCCTGAAAAAGAAGAGGCGCTTTGTGCTGGACAACTGCTATTACGGCCCGGGATTCTCAGACAAGGAGATTAAGAAATTCCTGGACAGGAATAAGATTACGTATCACACATTCACGAGCAGGAAAGAGCTTCTGGAAAGGACTGCAAAGATGATTTCAGAAAGCAGTGTTATCGGCTGGTTACAGGGAAGGATGGAATGGGGGCCAAGGGCTCTTGGGGCAAGGAGCATACTTGCAGACCCGAGAAACAAAAAGATGAAGGAAATCCTGAATGCAAAAGTCAAGCACAGGGAGGAATTCAGGCCGTTTGCGCCTGTTATTGTTGAGGAGGCTGCAAAGGATTACTTTGAGTGCGACGAGCCAGTTCCAATCCCTGCTGATTTCATGCTTATGGTGTATCCGATAAGAAAGGAGAAGCAGAAAATAATCCCTGCTGTAACTCATCTGGACGGCACAGGAAGGCTTCAGACAATAAGGAGGCACTCAAATCCCCTATATTATGACTTGATAAAGGAATTTGAGAAGATAACCGGAGTTCCCATAATAATAAACACGTCCTTCAATATAAGAGGTGAACCAATTGTATGCACGCCTGAAGACGGCTACAAGTGCATGATGGGAACAGGGATTGACTGCCTTGTAATGGGCAAGTTCCTTATAATGCGGGATGAAAACCCTGCTGACATGTGGGACAGCGAAAAGTCAATAAATGAGTGA
- a CDS encoding SGNH/GDSL hydrolase family protein, with protein sequence MRKRIIRAVLGVLLFLVLFLAALEITTRLVYRNYGYGYPPGLTIKDDINGYRYKPGFRGNFFGSYSNITISINSRGFRDYEYALEKPADSYRIAVIGDSVTFGSGIPMQETYAKQLEKMLNSNSSVRYEVLNMGVNSYEFEQEYNLLKSDGLKFKPDLVIVGFVLNDVGKVDAKSVQFREIILRQCQFCVFAKTLSKTISLNGANYNSKYFEYLYKRWQGISWNYTSDEIRELSMLAKRDNFTLMFVVFPYSEQFMSNPDESSKYESPDMPQQHLRTLLEEENVGLIDLMDDFDAPGYQKYFLKGDSLHLTGEGYSIVAERIYSVLKENGIAK encoded by the coding sequence ATGAGAAAAAGGATTATCCGGGCAGTTCTTGGCGTGCTTCTCTTCCTTGTCCTGTTTCTTGCTGCTCTTGAAATCACGACAAGGCTTGTTTACAGAAACTATGGATACGGCTACCCCCCTGGATTGACAATAAAGGATGACATTAACGGCTACAGGTACAAGCCGGGATTCCGGGGGAATTTCTTTGGCAGCTACAGCAACATCACAATCTCAATAAACTCCCGGGGATTCCGCGATTATGAATATGCGCTTGAAAAGCCAGCGGATTCCTACAGGATTGCTGTAATCGGGGATTCAGTCACATTCGGCTCAGGAATTCCAATGCAGGAGACATATGCAAAGCAGCTGGAAAAAATGCTTAATTCAAATTCCTCAGTAAGATACGAGGTTCTGAATATGGGCGTTAATTCCTACGAGTTTGAGCAGGAATACAACCTTCTGAAGAGCGACGGGCTCAAGTTCAAGCCAGACCTTGTGATAGTTGGCTTTGTGCTTAATGACGTAGGAAAGGTTGATGCAAAAAGCGTCCAGTTCAGGGAAATTATCCTGAGGCAGTGCCAGTTCTGCGTTTTTGCAAAAACCCTTTCAAAAACCATCAGCCTTAATGGCGCTAACTACAACTCAAAATACTTTGAATATCTTTACAAGAGATGGCAGGGAATCTCCTGGAACTACACCTCAGACGAAATACGTGAGCTTTCAATGCTTGCCAAAAGGGATAATTTCACATTGATGTTTGTGGTTTTCCCTTATTCAGAGCAGTTCATGAGCAATCCTGATGAATCCTCTAAATATGAAAGCCCGGATATGCCTCAGCAGCATCTTAGGACTCTTCTTGAAGAGGAAAATGTTGGGCTTATTGACTTAATGGATGATTTTGATGCTCCCGGCTACCAGAAGTATTTCCTTAAGGGAGACAGCCTTCATCTGACTGGAGAGGGCTATTCTATTGTTGCAGAAAGAATATATTCTGTCCTGAAGGAAAATGGGATTGCAAAATAG